TCTCACAGAGCATGTTAACAGGCCTGATGTACCACAAACCTGAGGACCCTTTGGCATTCTTGGAGGGTTGCCTGCAGAAAAACACGAGATCTTGGGGTCCTGAATGTGTGGCTTGGGACACTTTTATTACACCTGATCGAAAACCTCTACCACCGATCACCCGGCACAGGGAAAGAAAGCCCCTGCAAACTCGGTAATTCAGACAATTTGAAGGCACATTATCAACAATGATTAAgtgaaaaaattatgtatttgtacACCATAAATATAGCTAAAATCACACTTTGCATTTTAGTTGCATTGGCTGTTTTAGCTAAAGCACTTCTATTATGGGTAATAAAAGGTTaatttttggttttggaagtcCCCAAAACAGGTTGACATGCGTGCAAGGTGAAAAAGCAcgttcattgtcttataatatgcattcattgTGTGACTgttgaatcactaaaacattttcttgatAAAAAGCCAGCAGCGAAGCAATCATTATTCAGAGCGAGAATCTGAAGGACATCTGTTAGAGCGGTCAAACGTGGTTCAAGTGTTTTAAACTCTTAAATACCTCAGTAATGAAAGCCTAACCACATATTTTTGTAGGCTTCTATCAAACGGCAATAACGAAGAGTGCATCTGATCTGAGCTACTAAAACAGTGAATGTAATCCGTTTCTCTCCACAGACGGCGGTCCTGGTCCAGGCCCCGGTCCTTACCGTCGATATGACAGGCTGCCACCAATCCAGGCCCAGTTCTCCATAGAAAGCGACTCAGATATGACGGAGTCCTCGGGGCTCATACAGGAATATGATGTATTCGACCCAACAAAGTCACGACCACACATCATATTCATTATAGGTGAACGCTCATCACTGTCAGCTTGTCATTTTCAGCCTTTTTTGATCATCTGATCTTTTCCTGAATTCATCTTATTCTGAATAATAACTCTTTGAGCTGGATGAAATTCAATTCGGTAGACCTTGAccttaattaatttaaaatgagcaaTCCCGTTGTGCTATTTCTGCGATGTAAAGTCAAATTTGCTGTAATATTTTCCAGGTGGACCGGGCAGTGGAAAGGGCACTCAGACAGCTAAACTTGCACATCACTATGATTACGAGCATGTGTCCGTGGGGGAAATTTTAAGGAACCAGTTGCTGCATCATGCCCCCAGCGACAGGAAATGGGAACTGATTGCTCAAATCATTGCCAATGGAGAACTGGCGCCTCAGGTTTGTCAGTTTGACCACCGAATGTGTGAATTGCACAGATATGGTAAATGGTGGTACAGCTgcttaattacaaaaaatgaatgaaaaatgagtcccaaaaatgtacttaccattaGGCTTTCCAAGATGTAGCATGTTTTGAGAAATTTTGCATCACTTGCTGACTAACGGATCCTCTGCGGTTGACATAGCAGTGTTATAGAGGTCATATCGAATAATATTGAAGTCTCATATTTTAGCTGTTAGCAATAGTTTGAAGTTACAACATCGATGATCGAAGAGATCTCTATGATGAATTAGTTTATTGCAAACATGCTGctttttattgtgatgtttttatcagctgttctctcattctgacggcagccattcactgcagaagatctaCCAAATGTCTCtccaaataaagaaatacacacattttggatggcctcaaattttgtaaaatatgttgtattttGCAAATATGTTGTGCTACTCTTTGAGCTGCACAACATATTGAGCACCAAACCTGAATATAAGGACAGTGTGACAgtgaattcattattttttgtatttttgaaataaacaaattccCCAAACATTTAAGTAGTGCACTTTATTCcatagtactttttttattcacctCAGTGTTGTTCTGGTATGGTATCTTTCAGGAGACAACTATTGAAGAGCTGAAGCATCAGTTTATCAAAAAGCAGGATGCTAAAGGCTTCATTGTGGATGGATTCCCCAGAGAGATCTCACAGGCGTTCACCTTTGAGGAACAGGTCAGATATTCAGCATTCTGATGGTCTGCtcaatacattatataaactgcatgaaaaaagtcTTTGTACACTATGAATGACACTCATACAGTATTCCTTCAGATTGGCTCGCCAGACTTGGTGGTCTTGCTTGCCTGCTCCAATCAGCAACTCCGGCAACGTCTAGAGAAAAGAGCGTCCGAGCAGGGCCGCCCCGACGACAATACTCACGCTATTGAGAAGAGACTAGatacatttaaacacaatatCACACTCATAGCCAAGTACTACCAGGAGAGAGGGCTTATTGTAAGGGTAAGATGCTGCTCTTTGCCTATTTTTACATCGCTGTTGAAATCAGCTGGTTTTAACAGGAGTGGCTGTATAGATgctgctttgtttaaaaaattgtcTAGTTTTCGCTGTGAAACGCAATtcggtcccactttatataagGTGGCTTTAactattatgtatttacatttaaatgaataatttggtacaatgcacttattgtgtatgtacatgtttttacattgtacttaaatatttttaaaatgccatgtAATAAATCTCAGTAATTACAtgtataattacaattacactgttgacccatcccttacaccttaaaccAACCCATATCagcaaacctgtccctaaccgtacccatatcccacctcaaGAGCAGCGAAAGTGTTTTGcagtacaatatgaacacaataagtacattgtacttattttttgatgttagTACATAGTAGTTTAGGCCACCTACGGTGATATGAAGTGTGACCCACAATTCTGTCTCAATGTACTTGGCCAGGTTGACGCTGATCGAGAAGAAGATGACATTTTCACAGACATTTGTACCATTGTCAAGGAGAGACTGTTCCCTAGCGACACAAATCCAGtaggtttttatataaaacgtACACTACAAGCCACAATTTGTGcttcaaatctgttctgttCATATTTCATAGACATTATTTTTCTCCCTGCAGAGTGGTACGGAAGATCTTTAGAGGGACGTCTAAACATCCAAACAGCTGCTGCCATTAAAtccaaaatgtcaaaagcagcctgccaaacattttattttaccataatTCTTCAATAATAAACTTGTGGGTCAGAGTCGAGGATCAGGGACAAGAGTTAAGGagaaatataatatactgtatattttacaatcaTTGTTGACTATTTGTACTTCACTGTGAATCTTCTCTACAACTTCTACGGTAATTTAATAAGAATGACTTTTTAGAGCAGAACATTTTTTccaacattttctgtttttgaatattATGTTTgactttatattaatgtatatttggATCTTAAGccagtaatagtaataataaaacataatataatatgctgAAAAAACATACCTATTCctgtaaaaaacattacaaggaTTAAATAATTTCTGATTAATAACTAGTTCACTTATGAATGTAGCATTTCTTGTTTTATCTTACTTCACAATATGAACGCATTATACAGACGCGTGTCCTCTGGCTGTGTTCTCATTAATGGATGTTCATTCCAGCTGTGCCACTTTTTCACAGTAAGACATCAGTGAACACAGACTCTCTGCCCTTGCTGACAGACCTTGACCAATCATGCATGCGCCAAGACACTGTTACTTTAAATACAGAGCAGTATCAAGCAGTAAAGTCTATTAAACCTCACTATCTATTTCATGTAAACTCTACACTGGCTTGTAcatttctgaacacaaattcaCAATTGAGCCGCTAGATGGCAggcttttatttcttaaaaatattttgcatagcCTTTCTTGGTTTGAGTTCATTTATAGCCGTCCACAACTataccaactttttttttctttttataaattaatattatgaaattttaACTTTTGAGATTGTGcacaaattaagaaaaaatgcttGAGAAATCATAACATGTGAGTTTGCTTTTAACTAGCCTATACTGGATAACATTTACCATACAAAGATCATGGTATCTTTATTCCGTGCTAAGTGTgcttaaaatactgttttatcaGCAGCATCTCTGTGACAGAGTGCTGGTATGTGCTGTTTCTCAGAATAGATCCGCCCTTATCACCTGCCAGGCAAATTACTAGCAGCTCTGAGCGGAACCAGGAGACTCCTGTTGGCTTGCGTATAACTCAGCTTCAGGATTTTAGATGCACAATTTAAATTACTGACATAAATGCACAATCTTCCTTTTCATGTTCTGGATTAACATATTTAGTTTAGAGATTGATCCCAAAATATCACTAAACTCCAAAACATTGGTGCAGTTTTCGCTCTTCTTAACTCTTTTCCGCTGTATGTTTTTGAgcttaataattattttctttttcatattttctttcttctgatgtacataaaagaagaaaatgtttttgtccatgCAGTGGACATCAACGGTCTCAACATTCTTCAAATTATCTTCAGAGAACAACACGAGAGTGAGAAAATTATGACAATTTCAGTTTTGGGCAAGCTAGTCCATATATGTTAAAAGGACAGTTcgccaacaaattaaaattgtgttatCATTTGCTGACTCATACgccattaaaacattttttgaaataaattccTGAAACAATTTACACACAGTAGCTATCCTTGGCACAGTTATGAGAGAAATATTGTCTGATTcaacaaatcattatttttagatctttttagtttcagttaacaaTATCAGTGAATGATGACCCACATCTTGGTCTGTTTCTCACATAAAGATacgcaaataaacaaacataaatttttAGGTTGATCTAAGGTCTCTAAAtgctaatataatttaaatgtttgaaaaaggcAAAAACTAACCTACGTTGTAACAaggtttcatttaaagctgACTAAGGCTATTTAAGAACATTAACAGGAACAGGGTGGTCGTTCTGGTTTTATCTACCGGACAGAAGCATTTCAAAGTGGTATGAGCAGCACTCAAGTCTGTTCCAGTTCATTTCCTTATATAGTATGTCACTATTCCAGTTCCGATAAGGCTTATCACAATCTCTGACACGTCAATATAAAAGCCCAGCAGGGTC
This genomic interval from Puntigrus tetrazona isolate hp1 chromosome 5, ASM1883169v1, whole genome shotgun sequence contains the following:
- the ak5l gene encoding LOW QUALITY PROTEIN: adenylate kinase 5, like (The sequence of the model RefSeq protein was modified relative to this genomic sequence to represent the inferred CDS: inserted 2 bases in 1 codon), producing the protein MNTNDAKDYLSKRQIPHLFESMLTGLMYHKPEDPLAFLEGCLQKNTRSWGPECVAWDTFITPDRKPLPPIXPGTGKESPCKLDGGPGPGPGPYRRYDRLPPIQAQFSIESDSDMTESSGLIQEYDVFDPTKSRPHIIFIIGGPGSGKGTQTAKLAHHYDYEHVSVGEILRNQLLHHAPSDRKWELIAQIIANGELAPQETTIEELKHQFIKKQDAKGFIVDGFPREISQAFTFEEQIGSPDLVVLLACSNQQLRQRLEKRASEQGRPDDNTHAIEKRLDTFKHNITLIAKYYQERGLIVRVDADREEDDIFTDICTIVKERLFPSDTNPSGTEDL